Within the Amaranthus tricolor cultivar Red isolate AtriRed21 chromosome 15, ASM2621246v1, whole genome shotgun sequence genome, the region aaatttcaaattaaccAATAATATCATCACATTCACCAAATTAATGCGACAGTTCCAAAAATTATCAACATAAGAGCATTCTTATTTCATTCCAATAGCCAAAAAGGCTCTAAAATTCCAGAAATTGTAATCACCAGTCCCAAACACACAAACAGATTCAAGatcaaatcaatttaaaaaatcaaaaattcaacttttataaaaacaaaaacaaacagtTCCCCCCAATCCAAAATTTCTACACAACATGAATCCAAATCATAACAAAGCAAAACAAAACTAGGGTTCTTCAGGGGAAATATAGCTTTACCTTCGGATGAGACTTCCATCTGCCATGAAGTCGTGAAAAACGAAGTGAAACAAAGAATCACCCAAAACAAGAACTAGCCCAATAAAAATTAGGGACAAAATGCAAGAAATTGGCTATAATAAAAGCCCTAATCTTACGGATCAAGGAAGAAAGTTGCCGAGTTTTGAAAATTGATTGCTGCAAATCGAAATTGAATACTCAAAAGAGATCGGAGAAAACGAACGaagatgaataggagagagaaaatgaagAGAAATCAGCGGAAGTCTTCGAGGTTGACGAAAATTAGCGAAGAATTGgaaaattttagtttgtttgGGTTCGTTAGTTTTCTTCGAGTCTACTCCTTCGTTACGAAGTAATTGAAAATTGAATGAGAATCCAGAAGTAGAAGAGAGAGAATCtgatttaattttcaaatgattttttttcttttaaaataaaattaaatacacaAAATAACTTTGGTGTTAAATAATTTAGGTGAGCGTGTTTACCTACCAACTTTGATTAACAGTGAATAATAAACGAATATAAATTATTACGAATTTGTTTGCCGGAAGTAacgagaaacaaaaaaaaatacaaaatcataattttttaaagtaaaaaaattatattaaggaGCATTGGTGTTGGTTCAGtgttattaataacaaattgatctttgataaattttttctttttaaaaattatgatttttcttatttttatttgttgttattaacaacacacaaaattatagtaaatttttttaaacctTTAACATGGTCTTCTCTCGTTCATTATCAGTAATAGTGAATAAGTCCTACCTTAGGCTGATACACAGACAATTATTTGAGAAAACACATTGTCTGTACGAGACAATTTCATTAAGCGACGCACCTTATACATGAGTTATATAAGCCATTTCAtacatacttcctccattccaaaTATTTGCACCAAACACATTTTTGCACTATCCAATGTCTTTGTCAAATCGCATCTATCTTGAGTCAtacataacaaaaaattataaatattttaataatacgaaaataaacaacaaaacgaataaaataagatttcacatgactatattttttctcgtataatagaCAAAATATATGTATTACCACAAAATAATGACTAGGGCATAAATTAGTTTGGAGCAAATAATATGAAACGGAGAGTTAATTCTGAGAATATTGACTCTTTGTTTGAGATCGTCTGACCGATAGAACTCTTTTGGAAATTATTTTAGCcaatcttattttttaaatattttattaaaaaagcttcttttttttttttcaaagttcATGATTTGGAGTTAAATTTAGATTGGATGAGTTCTAAATTGTTCACTGAGTAGCAGCGAACTCTTCACCGATAGCTGTAGGAGCTTTCATCGTGTCTCCGCCGATCAACTGATTGCCATTGCTGAGTTTTTCTAAGGTTTTTTCTTGTCTCTTCTATTATGTATCATTTAACTACTTGAACAATCTACAGATTTTGGGTTTTTATATTTAACCCTAGTTCGCCATTCGTTTTCGCTGTTCCCATTTCCCCCCATTTACATTGCTTTTTCTACCTATATTTTGAATTTAGTCTTATTATAGATTATTTAACTTTAACAGTGAATTATTCCGAGGCGATTTTGTAAGCGTTACAGTTTATTCTGGAGCTAATATGGCCGACGAAGCAAACAGATCTGTATGtctttttgtcaatttttaattattttagcgAATATGTTTACTCAAATTTGTGAATCAAATGAATGATGCTAATGTGCTGCTAATAGTTTGATACTTGTAAAGAATTGCTATTGCTTATTTGCCAATAATGTTATTGTAGGCATTTCTTGAGATTCAAGGGCGTATGGTTGAAACTACTGCTAAATTGAAGCAGGTTGGTTCATCGCAACATTTGCTGCCttttgcttttatttatttatttttattttctttatttatattttaagactCGGTTTGTTTCTTAATCCCATAATTATGACTTTACAAAgaataaaattttcttatttatccTGAACAGATAGCTTAGCTAAAAGCAATTTAGTGTAGACTACAGTATTGTTGCTTTTTTTGTTTCAACGACAAAGGCAAAACCCCAACATAGGCCTATGGGGTCGATTACATAAACCAAAATGAATTAATTCGAGGAAATCATTGATAACAAAGAGGGTTATTTtacttgagaaaaaaaaaagatacacTTGCTTCAAACATAATATATTGGTTGCCCATACCAATTTCTAGGTACTAGGTAAATAGAATAAGAACGGGGGAATTTGGATTGACTAGATCATCAGAAGGATGTGAAAGGAGATACAAACTTGTGATTTGATAGGATGTTTAATTCGTGCTAACAATTGTATGAAGCTTTGCTAATGTGCAATCATTTTCAGGAAAAGTCTTTTTGTAATCAAGATTAGTAGCTCTTTTATTGATTGAATTACTTTCCTCCAATGCTTATTGTAAAAGGCTAAGAGCATAGAGGATAGTGTTGTTTCAATATATTTGTCACTTAAACGCGAGAGAGATGTGAAGAAGAGAAGTGCCAGAGCTTTATAAGCATAATAGAAAGGGGTGTAAGTTGCAAtgtgttcatttttcatagtgTGCATCAGCGTTACTTTATTTAAAGTCTATCACTAGTGTAAAATTCATTTTCCTTGGGCATATGGTTTTCTCTTTCCTCAATGCTGAAGACATGCCATAACTTGATAATTGTGAAGGATTGTAAACTTATGATGACTTTGTCTACAATTTAAAACTTATTGAATATACGAGTTTCCTATTATTAGTAGGGGTTTGCATGCATCATAGCCACTAACTTACTAGAGCGTGCTTCAACTTTCTATAAGAAGTTGACCTTAGTGAACTTCAATGCATATGCATTATTTAGAGAGAATTTGCCTTCGTCCAAGGAATGGTCCTTTGATAAGATCTAGGATGACGGAGAAGGTGAGATGAAAAGTGTAAGGTCGAGAGGTGTAATGCAAAGGGGAGCAATGGAGTCTTCATTTTGTCAGGAAGCTTCACTGGTTGTAGTAAGACTAGACAATGGTCGAGGAGAAACTAGAAATAAGGCTAGAGAGGAACGTGAGACAAGGATGAAGGCGATGGAGAAAGAAGGATTTCTTGAGCAATAGAAAAAATTTGATGGATATTACACTCAAATATTAaacatattgaatattttttgttttaaataagttTATGATGATAGTGGGATACTATACGTCACACCATTTAAATTCTCGTAAATTTCTTTAGAGTGCTTTATCTGTTCACGTTCTTGGGACACACATTGATAACAttcattaattttctttatacATAAATTTCACCTTCACAATTCTATCATTTATTCTCCACACATCCACCACATCATTGACAATCTACTCATCCATGATAAAACTTGAGAATCATGGGATAACTTAGTGGTTGAGAATTTTTTCTTTCACACTTGCTATTGGATTCGACTCTCTCCTTCTAAAGGAAGGATTATTCTCTTTTCCCTCTTACATTTAGGATTTTTTTAGCCTACctcctaataaaaaaaatgattcaTACTTTTTTACTACTGTTAGCGAATAATTATTACTCTTCCGTCCCTTTGATGTTGTTCCATGTACTATCACATTTTTCCATTGAATTTGCCTCGTTACTATTTTTGGACATGACCCACTGATGATACCCCGCTAAAAACctacaatttatttttcttttcttcaataaaaccaataataaccCCACTAAAGGACATGACTCCATTTATGATGCCTCACTAAAATACTCATTTACCTACGTTTCTTAATCCTTGTACCATCCCCTTGAGGAGAAATCTCAAAGGGACGAAGCAGTATATGATAAATGAGCTTTATCcacttttaaaatatttggTAGGTTTAAGTATATAACATAAATATTATCTTTAATAAATTTCCTAATTGATTAAAGTGGTATAAACattattgaattttaatatttcttacccttttcttttttggtttATCCCACTTAATTTGGACCTTTACTTTTATTGGCAATGGTCTCACTTCCTTTCTTTTGATCTCATCACAAACTTATTCGCTCTCTCCATTTTAACCATACATTTCTACTATCCACTcgtgtttttctttttctccaaCCCAAATCTACTTTCCactaaaaatacaacaaattcCTTTTGGTGCTTTCTCATAGGGACAaagatattaatatttattttgttataacaATAACTCTATTGTTATGATCTATTAACAAGTAAAGTCATTATTAAACTCTAATTtcgaattttataatttttaaaatattacggTACTCATCCATGCGGCACGGCGTTTGCTCCCCAAAGAAGCTCCTATTATATGTATTGTTATAGCCATACTACTCTTCAACCCCTTTCCCTtggttatttacaaatttatctATATTCCTGGTATTCTGAAGAAACATGCTATCAGGAACAAAAAGGAACTTGTTTGATGTGATGTGAagtttctttcttcatcaactcCTATCGTGAGCACTATACTACTATACTAACATGCCACTCAATTTAGGTGCTCTTTTTGTTGAATAATATTATCCAGACATTAGATTTATAGAGTTGTTGTTTGTTATACATCGTTGTACTTTTTGATGCTGAATCAAATCATGTTCTAATTTCGTTGTAGGTGCAAATTCAAATCCGAACTAAAGAAACAGAAAAGAAGCGTGCTTTCTTAACCTTGGAGGAGTTGCGACAAGTACCTGATGACACCAATACTTACAAATCTATAggtatattaaatttatatgaTGAGTTCTAGAGACATTAAGTAAGCCAAATTCCATGTCTATTGAGTTTGGCTGCATTATGTTCTTTCCAACTGATGTCATGTTAGTTATATTTTTTCGTATATGTTAAACTTACTGGtgattttctttgtttggcAGGGCGAACGTGAGTATCTTTATTGACTTGTTTGGGTTTATGGTCATAATATGTACTTTTAGTTTAATTTGCTTTCTTGGTCTGCGTCCATCATAATTCTTAGGTTTGTACTGGAGCCAAAACCATtcttgatcaatgaacaagaacAGAAATTTAGGGAAAGTGAGACTGCAATTGCATCTTTGCAGGTACTTATGCTTATAAGCAtgctcattttatattttttcaattgataTGGTTCTCGGTTGTGATGCATTTGCGTTGTTTAAGTATGAGCATATTCCTTTCTTTAGCTTTTTTACTGGTTTGATTTATATCAATTAGACCAGCCTCGTCACATGATCAAGAATCTTAGCCATATTGATAAATTTCTATGGATCGTTATGTTGCTTGGGATTCTATGTTGATGCATTTTTTTTGGGTGACAGACTTCTAAAGAGTATCTGGAGAAGCAAATGGGGGAAATCGAAAACAACTTGAAGGAGCTGCTGCAACAAGACCCTGGTATTGCCCGTCAAATCATGTCCCTTTCTGTAATGTAAATTTCATTTGAGAACTTTCTTTCTGTCCTGTTCCCTGGCAATGATTTTTGGTTTTCCTTTTGAATTGCCTGAATGGACTCAATGATGTTATTTGCATTATAAGATCTAAATCTCAGGGCTGGATCTTTTTACTTGATTGATTTTTCTGACTTCTGTGAGCCCTGTTTTTATAGTTTCATTAATTCATTGAATGCCCATTTTGGACGGGACCAAATATTTATTGTTCTTTGGTCGCAAATTTTAATGGTCCGTAGTAACGGTTCATTACATCACATGCACTTCTTTTTTATGTGAAGTTATTGATAATGTTTCCTATTAAGGGTCAACGTAAACATGTCTTTTAtcatacacaaattcttgtgagacggtctctttgagagaccatctttaattggaccgacccattatatattttttaaaatattgtaaataggcattaagaatgatgtaagtagacatttaaaatattgaaagtaggcattaaggatacggtaagtaagcattaaggataatgtaagtagactttaagaatacggtaagtacaTATTAATCTTTAGTGGACTAGACTTGAAATACGtgtctcaaagagacggtctctcaagagactttCTGTTTATCATAAGGGTGAGTTTGCATACATCCAACCCTTCAGACCCCACCTAGGTAGGAGCCCAGGTGGAAGGCATTAAAGTAACAAAATGTTGCTTAGTGAGCCCCCTCTTTAGATACTTCTCTTACAAAACCTTAGGGAATTTGATTGCTTTTGGCATTATCAATTGGAAAATTGTGAAACTTTTATACTTAACTTGATCAGTACTCAGTACACTAAAAATCACTGAAAATGCCCTTGAATTTATTAAATGAAAGATTGAATGGCTCTATGGGAAATTACTCTTTTAAGTTACTTCAGCAACTTGTAGTTTGGGAAAATCCTGTGAGCTAGAGCATAAAATCTATGCTAACTAAAATGAAATGATTTTATTGATTTGCCTCTACATACTTTGATGTTATGCAGCAATACAATATAAATACTAGAAACATGTGGCTATCACCCTGGAGTTCCAGACATCTTGTATTGGTAAAGTATGGCTGATCTACGCGTTTGTAGACCATAATATTCGACAATAGCCCATATGTGGACGATAATATTGTATGATTAAGAATTTCCTGTATAAAGTTGTCATAGCTGTTCGATTTCTTCTGTTACAACAAAAGTTGAAAGAGGGATAGAGACTCTAATCTCATCCCAAGGTAAGAATATAATGTGAAATATTTATTGATGAAAACTTAAATTGAATACAATGGCTGTGGACCTCTGGTTTATTTTCTTGAAGGTAGAATTGGCACATTGCTACATGTCTAAAGTTTTCGACGTGGCTATAGATGAAAACAAATGTCGAAGTGTACACACGCATGTCGTAGCCAAATCTGTTTGCTACTTATATGGTGTTTTAGCTTTAAACAACCTAATTTACATATTTGTGTTCTTGGATGAAGACCTGTAGGAGCTGTTTTGTATGTGTAGAAGAAATGAAACGAAATGGAAACACTTGACAAAAAGAAATGGAAATGATtaagagttgttagactaacaTTCATTTAATGTCATTGATTTTCTGTAGGAATACCAAAATTGTTTTACAGGTTTCAAACTTTGCAAAACAATGATGTTCATAAGTTGACAGATACAAAAGTATAAACCAGttgaaaaaacaaaattgattatttaaatattaagggATAATATGACTAATACAAGGAGGAAGACAACTTACAAGCATAAATGTTCAACAAAAAGATGGAATAACGGTTAAGTTTTGGAACTCCTAGAAGcttctaaaacatcattttgTTGAAACAGTCATTAAGGGTTTGAGTCTAGGGATGAGAATGAGTTGGAATCAACTCGGATTATCTACCCTTCAACTTTGTTTCGGATAAAACTCGGTTTGAGTCCattcggagtcggattatgcatactctaACTTTGCTTGCTCCGACTTGGACTCGGATCTCCAACGGAGTTTGGTTTATTAACAAGCTTTATTTTTATCGATATTATATTAatgatttgaaaatataaaaaatgaattGAGTAGTTTTTCAAATATAACTTAACAATCCTTTAATACAGCTTAACAAAAATTATAGCTTGCCTTTGATGCCGAGTGGGTGATCGCGAGTCGAGGGATGCTTGTGGAGTTGTGGTGGCTGGAGAGCAACATGATTTTCTCGTTTTCAGGTGGTCGATGTGCTTTGATGGGAACGAGAGGTAGTCGACACTAAGGGCAGTTTGATTCTAGGGTTTTGTTTAGTGAGTGTGACTAAGAGATATAACAATCTTAGTCTTTTACTATTTCTCGGGCAtttgtttttaagaaaattcaACTATTCAAGGCTCAAAACCCAAAAACCAACAAATtgcataatttaatttaaaaaaatttaacttttaagtattaaaaatttaaaagttttgtaTTTAAATTTCATGAAATTTGAGAATGTTGGATTCCATGTGTAACCATAGTcaaattgtatttattattttatttgattcattttaatgtAAACATAAtcaattgtatttattattttatttgattcattttaatgtAAACATAATCAAGAAATGTTTGTAATGTATGAAATAAAGTCATCTCAttttatgtttaaatttttttatatagtacatattttaatttttaaatggataaaattgtattttaatattataatgatGATGTATTCTTtctgtttttttaatgttaCTTTGACTTTAACTaattgtagaaaataatatgtttataaaagttacttttataaaagtcactttatataaacatatattaatgcaaattagtaaataataattatgtcACGTAAATCATAATAGATTGTGTGATATTAATGATAATAGTCGGATAAGTTTGCTTATGAAAATCAAAACTATACCTTTTgcgttttatttataatatggagttaaaatttgtttaatataaaaaatgtctaaaatttaaatttggagcCGGATGTCGGATCGAATCGGAGTAGGGTCGAAGTCGGAGTCAGATTGAAGTATCAGATATTTTATTAGGTTCAACTCTCGTCTGTCTCTGAATCAGACTCGAACTATAGTGTATTTTACCCTCAAACTCGGATCAAATTAAATTTCTCATATGGAATCAAATTAGGGCGAATTTGAAttgaattgccatccctattTGAGTTTAACGCCATTTGGGATCTTTTTGTTAGTTTGAATTAGTTTCGGtccactttatttttatttttgttctgtAATCCTATAAATAATTTAGTCTCACAAAATGAATCTGAATTCAGACTATTAAAACTATGTATAGTGTGTCAAACTTAGCGGGGCGACCCTTCCTATCCCTGTGCAAGATAGGCAATTTTCTAAGGTCTAGAGTTAGAAAGACCCTACTATCTAAAGATTTTGGTTAATGAAATTGACActtaaaaatttgcaatttataattagtttttttatcaattaagtATATCACATgtctatatttataataataattataataaaaatggtCCAAatctattatttttcaaataatcaTTAAGTTTCAAAATTGACCCTATATAAAGAGaacttatttcttttaatttgtttaggGCCCATAAAATACTCATAACAACGCTTTACTCAAGGGTACCAagggaaagaaaatacaaattatatatttttccatcatattaTCAAAAGTCTCAATTTCTCTTTTGACATTCACATCAAATGCCTCATTTCTTTATATCATGATCTTTTCCCTCACTTATTATAATCCAACTATTtacacattttaaaattaaattatcacaTTTTCCTTATTCACTCCACCTATATCGTCTCATATGGGACATTTGATTATAGTAAAAAAgtataaagataaaatatattcacgtcagatatattttttttgtgagGACAAGGCCAACCAAAATTCTAGAAAAATGGAATGCTTTAAGCAATAGTTTCTCAACATGCTACCAAAAAAGTTTGCCTTGTCAAGTGCCAACAAAAATGACATCTTCCGCAACTACACTATTCAATCCCCAAAATTGGAAAGA harbors:
- the LOC130800894 gene encoding prefoldin subunit 1, with the protein product MADEANRSAFLEIQGRMVETTAKLKQVQIQIRTKETEKKRAFLTLEELRQVPDDTNTYKSIGRTFVLEPKPFLINEQEQKFRESETAIASLQTSKEYLEKQMGEIENNLKELLQQDPGIARQIMSLSVINTI